One Takifugu flavidus isolate HTHZ2018 chromosome 3, ASM371156v2, whole genome shotgun sequence genomic window, aaaaaagaaacaaagatgaagaaagtggaattcttttttttttctttttttcagtcgAAAATACAGTGTTTTCACAATTGTATAAAAGTTCCCAAATTTGGAATTTTCCAGTCGCTGGAaaattaaaggaaataaaataagattaaaCTTCGCATTTCACAATGTttcaaaacacaataaatgctCTCTTTACGTAAAATTTGCCCCTATGATCGACACCATGTTCCTTTTTACTaaaatatatctatatattgAAGACCTATAGTACTGTACACAACagtatgaaataaataaaattaggAAATATAAAATGGGCCACATAAATAATGTTTGTTCaacctaaaaataaaatgaatgcaaTTTGTTGTTTCAaaataaggaaagaaaaaaaagaaaaacccaaaaaaaaaacaggcggTTTGGTGTAATACTGACAGAGTGAGAAAACATTGCACGACTTAATGTAAACTAAGGAACTGTTGCCTCTACGTCTTTAATACTGACACGGATGCTTCCAAGAACAACGATATCATAATACTGAAGCTGGTGAGAaacaaaaggacagaaaaatggAGCTTCCTTTGACACGAGACCAGGGTGGCACTTCAGAAACACACAGGTTCAAAGGTTTGCATATAAGGCTTCTTTTTTTCACCACAACCACGTGACCGAGACCCCGTCCTCCACCCCATCCCTCCTTCGTCTGTCCTCCACCCCATCCCTCCTTCATCTGTCCATTTCTCTCTTTAAATTGtcctccttttaaaaaaaaaacaaaacaataaaaacactccTTCATACAGTCGAATTCCTTCATTTGATCCAAGAGGCCTAAAATCGTGTGGTTGTAGATGTTTGGAACTAAAGACGACaccgttgggggggggggcaggggggcaggggggcaggtAGGAGATGACGAGGGTAATACTGAAGGACTGTAGTGCAGACACTTCTGCTCTTTTTCAACactgtataaatatatacataggcaatactttttattcttttttttgttcatgaTTATAGAAGCGGAGTGCAATTTGTACAAGTCACTAGTTGTGCTATAAATACTGTGGAACACTGGGGGGGCGTTATCTGAGGAGGTTAGCACCACACATATGTTTAGGCCTTAGCTCTGTACATTTGTTCTTCATGTCTTCATGTTCCGTTTGCATAATGCAGCTTATTTCACAAACCCatacctccacctcctccgcgCCTCCAGATTGATTTGTGACGGGCGTCTGAGGAGGCCTCCCGGAAGCTTcaggcacgtgcacgtgcggcTTAAAACGGTCGTTCCAAACCGCTGAGAATACTGAACcggaaaaaagggggaggaagCGAGAGGCTCGCTCCCGAACATCACATGCCGTCCTCCATGGCGTCCTCGTGATCCGATTTGGTTTCCATTTTGCCATCCAGCGAACTGTCGTCCATCGAGTGCTCCCCgttctcctcctcgtccctcAACGTGTCAGGGTCTGTGTCCATGctcttgctctcctcctcctcttcctcgaaCTCGTCTTCCCTTCTTCCCATCTTTGCGTACGCTCCGTCCACTTCCTTCCGTCCCTCTCTGCTGATCCCTCCGTTCACGCCCTCGTGCCTCAGGATGGCCTCGCGCTCCGGCAGCTCCGGGTAGCCCTGGGGGGTGATGCCCTGCAGGTACGCCCGGCTCATCAGCAGCTCCGTGGGCTCCAGGTGACCCTTCTCGCGGGCCTCGCGCTCGGCCGCCTCTCGCTCCTCGGCCTCGCGTTTGCAGTAGGAGTAGCGGTGGTTCATGTGCTGCGAGTACGAGCCCGAGTGCGAGAACCGCTTGCCGCACTTGTCGCACTGGTAGGGCTTCTCGCCCGAGTGGAGCCGCGAGTGCTCGATGAGATGGTGCTTGTGTTTGAAGGCCTTCTTGCAGATCTGGCACTGGTGCGGCCTTTTACCTGCGGACACACAAAACGCAGGGGACACACGGTGAGACGGCCGCTGCTTTCGGATCCCACAACACAtcacaacagtcacaacagaGCACAAGGCAGAGGCGGAGGAAGTGCACATTTCAGCACGGAGCGCCAAATCCTATTTGAATAAACTATTTGTTTATTCAAATTGCAGCCGCAAAGAGAAAGTGCGCTCGCATCCGTGGGCCCGCTTTATGGAAATTCCCTCCCGCGGTTAAAACATGGACAAACTCCACCACAACTACTTATTTTAGGCCGCTGTGATGGAGGCGACGGTATGAATGGTGCTGCgacgcaaacaaacaaacaagaggaaGCGTGTCGGACGGAGGGAGCGGAGCCGGGACGGGGTTGAAGGGCTCAGAGGGGGGCGACGCTGCTTATCTCCAAACGCGATTCAGGTTCATGGTGGCGCGAGGGCCCGTGTTTGGTTCTGGGCCGGGGAGTCCTCTCGCTCGCGAAGGAGCGGCAGAAAGTTGGCTGCCGGAGCAGGGCGAGATTGTTTTATGACGCCATAAACTGTCTGGCTGAATGAAAGCTGTTTACAAGCTCTACCTGCATCTGTTTAAGAGGCTAATTTTAGACCTTTTCTGACGCTCTCTGGTGACCACATGTGCTGCGCTAGCctcaaagaaaaaagagagtTCCACATCTGGCTCCACTTTACTGCACTTCTGAGCGTCGCAGCGCCATTGCGACGCACGCGCGGCGACACGTCCATGAAAGCATCAGAAGATGCGTCAGTGTTCTGGAGATAACGCAGGctggggattttcttttttttttttcgggtTTGTTTTTAAGAGTTCAGTGCCGTTCCGACGGTGCGGCCCGCTTCCCTTTCATGTCCGAGCAGATAACACGGAGGCTGCGTAAAGCGGCTAACGCTCTACCGCTGATAGCGGATAAAACAAATGATGCAACCTTGTGAAAGGGAATCTCCATATCATAACTGTAATGAAAGAGTTTTTATCAGCGCTCTGAAGCTTCTGCTGATGCCATCTATCCATCCCTAATAATGGGCCCGATAAAGCTGCTGGAAACTGGCTTTATGTAGCGAGGTGAACTGGAGTGTTCCTTTAAAGATATCAAATTTGGCTAATTTGGCAGGATATGACTGTAAAATAAAGCATCAGCTCACAAGATAACTCTTTGCTACCTGCCAAAAATCACAACAGAAAGATGTGACATGCTAGCTAAAAACCGCTGGCATCTCCTGTCAATGAAGAAGCAAGTTAGCTGTTTACAGATGAAAATTAGGGGTTAAACAgagaggggaagaagaagaaagggggaaaCATAAAATAGATTCATTCcgatttggaaaaaaaaagcaaacatttaaaacataaaaaagcatgGGGGTTAAAATAAGGGTCTAGAACAGTATATACCTGTGTGTTCATATTTGTGTCTGAGAAGGGAACTGCTCTTCTGGAATGTTTTGTCGCACAAGTCACACGCGTACATACCACTTTCAGTCTTCTTAATCTTCTTCCGTGACAGACAGGAGTCGGGGTCTGTCATGTCGTCCAGCCCTGACATGTAGTCTGGTGTACCGTCGAGCAGGTCCCccttcaaaaaataaaaagaaagagagagaaacagaaacaagAATGAATTTGTGGCGCAAGAACTCGTTAGCTGCTGCGTTGTGTGTTTATTAGGAAGGTTATTAGCTGAAGGAGCAATGCTAAAACGTGACTCGGGCATCAGCAGCATTTATCTACTGCTCGTCCTTTTAGAAGCATTCACAACAAGATGGATACGTTTTGCTGCTTCAACACGTTCAACATTCTAGCTGTAAACGATTCTGTTATGATAATGATACTTCACTTGTCTGGTATCGTGCTCATCAAGCTAACATCCGCCCGCAGGATGCTAAAGCTGACATCAGGAGGGAGGGCGCTTAGCGTCTTTGGCATCAGTTTTGCTTCTGCTGTGACGTTTCTACCTCATGATTTAATAAGCTAATGTGTCTCAACAACGTATTCACATTCACATGCTCCCTGAAAAACAGACcgtcaaacaaaacacaagcatCTTGCAATAATCTCAATTCACGCGCTCAGATGTGATTCGTCAATCAACACATTTGTTCATATTGTTAGAATTCATGTAACGACCACTAAAGCAGCGTCCCCACGAGGTTCTTCGGCGAAAAGCAAACAAGCGCGCGATGCTACAGGTTCtcatgcatttttaattgcCTGCACAGACCGGCGTTGATTCCTTATGAAATTTTCAGCTGAGTCTAATATCGCCCATCCATATCTGACACGCTGCCCATTATGAAAGTCGGGCATAATGGCGTATTCAGTGTGGTCTAATTCTGCACATTTTCCTCCAAAGTTTTCCTTTATGATTAAGATTATGGTCTCCAGCGTGAATTGATGGAGGACAATATTAGCAGCCATTCTTGAAAATGCAAACTCATATAATGATTGAAATCAGAAGGTGCACCTTAGCGGCCGATAATGAGCCAGTGAAGCGTCCtttaatgaatgtgtgtgtgataatggGAGGACAGCTGCTCACTGTGTTTTAAGAAGAGGCCACTATCACCCGGCAATCAATTTGAGCTAAACGCCTGtagctgtattttttaaatctaatttaatAACTTAGAATAGGAAACATTATTAATACTTTTTTCATCAAAATGGTTCCCTCTATGTTAAACAGCCCTCAGCGTTCAGCAGTAATGAACATGGAGACGGTGCATTATTAATCCACACGTCGGAGCTCATTTCAGCGCCGgctctttttaaaatgcagcaaagttgcgacggggggggggggggggggggggggggatgggggggggatttcaCAGGAGCGCACCGCTCCGGGGCTCACCTCTGTCACTTTTTTACAAAGGCCTTTCACCCATATTTAATAGCAAACCTATCGGAGCTGGAGGAGTCGGGATCATTAATGCGTTCCATCCACCGCCCGTTCGAGTTTACGGCGGCGAGTGGGAACAATTACAGATTTACTCAGCTGAGATTTTAAGACCAATGTGGTTCCTGTTTTTATTCGAACCTGATGATGTTTTAAAGGGGTTGAGCTGGCGAATAACGCTGAAAATATAAACACTTGAGGATTCCTGCTGCCAATATACGGCAGAGCCGGAGCAATTATCATCCTCCCAAATTTGAGAGGTTCTGCAGACGGCGGCTGCTCGCTCCCACCTGGGTCACCTCCAAACCTCCACATCATCAGCACGGCTGGAATATTTACCTGGAAACCTGATTTCCGCTGGTactttctcctctgctgcatctCGGCAAAGGTGGCTGCACCTGCTGCGTAAGTGTAGGCCATGTGTGGTAGGAAGCCCATTTGGTCCATGCCCGGGTAGGGCCTGAGACCCGGTATGCTGGCCTGCATCGGGGGCATAAATGTAGCGGGTGGGAAAGCGCTCTGAGGTGGAAGTGACGTGTACAAGGGTTTGGCGGCGAATGGGTTGATGCCGAAGATCGGGCTAGTGCTTTTTTCAAGGCTTCCGTTGTTGGTCGAGCCTGAGAAATCCTTCTTCAGGTAGGCCAAGTTCAACGGCTCTTCGAAGTGCTCTCGGGGGGAGGGGACGCTGCTGGCGTCGATGGTAATGCTGTTGACTTTGGGTCTGCTTTTGACAGTCAGTGCATGCTTGGGTTCCTTCATGAGTCTCGGCAGAGAGAGGTCCAGCGGTTCGGCCTGCAGGTCCTCTGAAGTCAAGCTGTTTGGAGTGTAGGAACTGCTGTGAGAGTTTTTGGAGGACGTGGAGGACAGATTAAGCGGTGAGGGGGTGTTGCTGCGTGAGTGGTCCAACTTTTCGCCAGTGGCTTTGGTGCTGCCGCTAAACTGGTGGTTTTTCAGGTGTCTGAGCGAGTTGTCACAGTTGCTAATGTTGTTGTGGAGCTCTGCAATGGAGGGCGACATGATGCGGTCACTGGGCTTCAGTAGAGACACAGGTGACCTAGCTGCCATAGAGTCTTTTGGTGGAGTGTGGTGGTTGTTTGTCCCGAGAACCATGTCGGTGTTGTTCCTCTGCTCTAGTGGTGGGGTTCTAGTGGTACCGTACTGGTACATCTTCCGCTGGTCAAACCACTCCTTGACAAATTCCTGAGGAAGGCCCACCGCTATGGAAATTTTGAGCAGTTCCTCTGAGTTGGGCTCCATGTTCATGGCAAAATATGCCTTCAACACAGACATGTGGTCCCTGTAGGGGTTGAGAGGCCCAGTGAGTCCCTTCTCAGCCAGCATGGAGGAAGGTAAGTGGGCGTTCTTCTCCATGAAGATGCTCGGCTTGTTGGTTATCATGTTCTCGCTGGGCTGCAAGACAGCTTTGATCTCCTCGTTCATCTTGCACAGGTAGCGTTCATGCTGATGCAGAGGGATCGGCCCAGGGAAGGTTTCTTTGCAATATTGGCAAGCGTATGGCGTAAACATGTTATTTTCCTGCACCTTCTCATCCACACCTCCTTCGAGCATGTGGTTGGATTTCTCTCGTTTGATATTGTTAATCTGCCTCTTCGAGTCTGTCGTCAGGCTCTGGAGGCAGGCTTTGGCTTCGTTGACTTTTTCTAACGTGTAATCGATGATGCTTTTGGTGGCGCCGTTGTGACTGACGAGCGGAAGCCCGGCCTGAGGGTCCCCTTGTGTCAGTGCTTGCTTCTGCTCTTCAACCTGGGTCCCCGGTTCCTTCATGTAGGCCTTGTACTTGgagagctcctccagcttgCAGTCCAATTTCTGCCTGCATACGGTGTTATCAACAATCTGAAGGACCCTCTGCACCTCGCTCAGGTTGTTCCCCGCCAGCCCTGGGTAGCATAGGAGCTGCGACTCCAGGCCGGCTATCCCGAGGTGCTGCAGGGGACTCTGGGCTGTTGCATTGTGGACCCCCAGCGGGCTGTTTCCCCCCATCCCTCCGTTCATGAACGGCCCAGAAGCGCCAAAACCGTGCGACGCCATCATCAGCTTGTAGTCGTTGAAATCAAGCGGTTCCGTCTTGATGTTTAGATGGTTGTTGTGTTCGGGGAGGCCGAGCGGCTTGCCGTTCTCCAGCTTCTGCCGCAGCTGGGTGATGGCGGTGTTCGTCGGGGAGGAGGACGCAGAGGTGGGGGACGAGCCCGTCTTCATGTTGCCGCGCATCCTGCCGTTGACGGCAATCAGACCAATGCACTTCTTGCTGCTAATGTGGGAGCTGTAGGAGCCCGAGTGAGAGAAGCGCTTCTTGCAGTTGGAGCACTCGTACGGTTTTTCACCTGAAACAAAACGACCAGAGCTTGAGACGGCGTAGGACAAACATCTGAGCACCAGAGAACCTACAGTCAGCGCTGCAGTTGAAACTAGACGTTCCTTAAAGGTAACATCCTCCAGGAATGAAAGGAAGATCTGTGAGTTGCTCTTTATTTGCGGCCCTGCACTTGTGACTCACCGCTGTGGATCCGGAGGTGTTCCTTCAGATGGTGCTTGTACTTGAAGGCCTTGCCACACTCTGTGCATTTGAACTTGCGGTTGCCGGCCGCTTGGTTGAGCAGTTGGTGCTGcgggaaaagaagagaaagagacgtTCAGGAACAGAAAGCCACAGACTCGGCAGGGGGTGAGAGTTCACTAAATAATCACAATTGGTCGGCATGACAACAAGGATAAAGCCAAATGGCTCCGGTCCCCAACGAGACGTGCTGGCTTCCTCCTCCTACCTCTGACTACAGGCAGGCACGCCGATAACACACAGAATCACATACCTTTTAATTTTTTGGCTCCTCTGTCAAAGCAGACACGCCTTTGGAATTTGGCAGGCCagaaaatagaataaatgaaaagagTCATTCTCCTACATTAGAACCACCAATCTGATCTCATTTCCAGCAATTTGGGCCAAATTAGTCAGAAAGGTGTACCTGCCTGTACACACCGCCGGTCTTATTGCTCTGGAATTCCCAACCACAACCACGCCAGCTCAGAAATGTATGTTGTCATTAAGTGTCaaaaaatcattattattattgttgttgcttttgATTATTATGTTGATGGTGAGGatggcaataataataataataataataataataataataataataataataataataataataattcgcTAAAGGGTTGTAATAAAGTGAGGATTCAGACCACAAATGCTGAGCCGTGATTGGCTGCTCACAGGTGACATCACATCCAGTCCATCAGATTTACAGTTAAACCaaggatgaaaaacaacaaaacatgtaaataaGAACAATTTTCAACCTGCTGCGCAGGAGAGTCAATGATGAGTAAATAAAACCCTCTCTGAGCTGGTGGGGCagaacccctccccctcccagatCAGTCCTGACAAATGCGGGGGTGTGTGCTGACTCTACCCACATTCCTGGGGAGACAGATGGTGGCGCACAGGacactgggaggactgggaggaatTGTTCAAACAGCCCCAACCTTCAAAGATCAGGCAGGGAGAGTCGAGGGGGGGGGCAAGCACCGGAGAGGGACCCCATCGCTCGTATGTTGCTGAGTTGCataaacaaacagcaacagCTGCTCGGCTGCCTCCACCTCCCGCCTCCGCCGCCACCATAACCCCTTTACTTCTCCCTGGAGGACCTCACACCCGGTAAAGTTTAGTCTCACCACCACGGCTAATAAGCTACAATCGCTCTACGTTCCCTAATTGTGAATGGCACTTGCAAAACGACTCATTGGTACCATCGGTGCTGACTGTGGGAGGGGGCTGACTGCATGTTTGCATATGTATGATGTCTAATTAGTCATATTTCACCTAATTGGTTTAAGAGGAGGAGGCATGTAAACAGGCAAGAGCTCATGTTTACCTATCAGGACATTATTCTTAATGCTAATCTGGCTGCTCCCGCTCGCCGCGGACTTGCTCCTCGGTTATCTCTGATGTGTCAAACAGGAAGCGAAGTTAGcgcagacaaagacaaagaaaagaggcCCATTGTCCATAGAGaacgtacccccccccccccacctccttcttGCCTCCTGGACTTAAACAATCCCGCTTATTTACAAATCAAGTCAAGCGACAGCCCCTGAATGGTGGTCCTTGGCCACTGACGTGGCCCTGGAggggagcggcagcagcagctgcattgTAATGCGAGGATCGGGGAGCGCGGCTTACTCGGCCCGGTCCATCTGCTCACGTTTTTTGAGCCCAGCTGGTAGACCAGGTGAAAGTACCGGCTGTTGACATGTGATCAGATCAGTCTGAGCCTGTCGTTCTCACTTCAGAGAGCACCACACAACACCCACGACCTGGGCGCTACAGCACCAGGCTTCATGGGTACGTGATATCATCGCTTTCTGGCTCAACTTGAGTACATTACAGGAGGATGAAGCATCAAAACAGGAGTTTAAACCAGCAATTAGCAGATATTTTAAAATGGCATCAGCTCCACATTCCTCATTTATATTCATCCATAAAATTGAAAACAGACTCCGCCCACTTCATAATTAACAGTGTCGATTTAACTGCAGAGAAGGTGCAATTACATTAAAACTCTGAAAGCTTGCAGAATCTTAAAACTCAAGCTGACAAGCGAGTTAAACAGCCGTGACCGCTGATGCGTTTTCACCTCACTGGGCTTTAAGGTGATTCATGCTAACGGCCGCTTATGAACGTCGGATTTCAGACGTTAGCAAATCGATGGCCCAAAAACCTCCAGTAAACGCACAGATGTTTACACAGTGAATGAAATTAGCGGGAGGCGGGCTTTGATGAAGAGCGACAActtcaggaggagctgaagtcGTGGCTCCTGATAAAAAATTCCAAATTGGAAATTCACACAATCATTCGATCGTGAACACGAGACTGGAAAATCATATCAGAGAGGGCCATCAAAAAGCCATTTAGGGCCTCAATTAAAGTTATTACCATTAAAGGATCTGCATCTTCAAAATGCCATGAAAAATTAATAATGATTGCCAATCAGAAAAAATGATCTCTGCTCTCCGAGGGACCGGAGCACATTAGGAATTAGATGAGGGAAGaagaagggggagaaaaagccTCTAACCTGATCCCTCGCAGGCTTGTGTGTGGCCATATGCCGCTCGAGCTGAGTGCGGTAAGCGAACGTGTAGTTGCAGAGGGGGCAGGCGAAGTTCTCCTCGTTCTTCTCATGACGGTACTTGATGTGCTCCTTCAGCGATGTCAAGCGCTTGTAGCCCCGGTCACAGTAGGGGCAGGTCAACAGTTGGGCGAAGGCATCTGGCGTTCCAGGTGGCAGGTCTGCAACagagaaggatggcgggagggggcagagagagacgggggagtgaaggaggaaggggaagggaAAGCGGGCCAAAAGGTCAGCGAATCAATGGCAGCTAACGGGCGGGCTGCCCAGAAGTGGTATGGGAGCTATCTCAGCAATCTGCTCCACATGGGAGCCACGGATCCAGCCtggcatccacacacacacatacacacacacacacaacacacgcgcgcacgcacacacctcctTATTACCAATAGAGGACAATCAATTTACATGATTCAACAGGGACACTTTTTTgggggattttaaaaaaagaaaaaagccatgAGAAGACATATGAGTCCTGATCCAGCCATCAGCAGtcacttaattaaaaaaacaccaacCCCCAGAAGGTTTTAGGCATGATTTTATTCTGTATGTAATGGTCTCCAGTTAGACAATAAAACAAAGTTCCCCCTAAATCAAAAATCCTCTTGCAGAAACCTCCAAAACCTTCCTCCAAACAGGCCTTTTGTTTCAACATCATCATCGTGGCTGCAGCATGAATCATGGGATCATTCTAATTcagctctgctcttttttttattttattttccttcaggGACCTCGAGAGGTGCACTATCTGATTACAGGCCCCTGCCCAGCTGTTGCTTAAGGCTGTAGGTAAACACCGAGGCATGCAGCGAATCTGTGGGACCAACAGCTGTCCGGCCGTGTCAGCGAGGGGAACTGCTGCTCTGTCCGCGGCTTCTAACACTTCCAGTTTATAACACACAATTCTTTGTCTTTTAAGAGTATTTGCTGGTGCAAAAGTTATCAGGTATACGGCGTTCCTGCAAAGTTGTCCCATTAGAGGACGCCcgtaaaagaaaaggaaaaatattaAGCTCCAAAAAGAAACGTGTAGAATAGTATTTTTTAAAGCTTGAGCTGAGTCGCAGCGCCGAGAAGTAACGCCCGCTATTTAGTATTTAAAAGTTGAATTAACCTCACTGAAAGTTAACGAAAGAAAAGTTTGTTTGCTGCATTTATCACCAAATTTATTTCTACTTCAGTGGTTAAAGCTAAGTTATGTTGCTGCACATTTTAATTCCCTCTGCCAAGAGGTGCCCGCCCgcgtgcctgcctgcccgcATGTCTGCCTGTCAgtaaatagattaaaaaaataactcaaaaagttatgaaGGGATTCTAATGACATTTTCCAGATGTTGTTGATATTGAGCCAAGAAAGAAATTattacattttggtgatgttctggattctggaagGACTATGACCTTAGATCTTACAagggggctttgatcataagtTTGATCATAAAGTAACACACTACTATATTTCCGCTGTGTATTTTTCTagtatatagatatatatgtatatatatataggggAAATGTCCTGCTTGGGAGCGGTCTGAGCTCTCTGCCCCTCTGTCTTGTTAAAAATGTGATGTAAAAATATGTCACTTGTGTTTGAATTCCAAAATTTCCCGTTAAATGTGCCTGATGCTGGCCTTTTCCGTACCATTTTCCTCCGGACCTGTGGCCTCTGGTGTTCCCAGGCGGGACAGCTCCTCCGGGGCTTCTGGGTAAATGATGGCAGTGTCTCCACGCTGCAGGTATTCGGCGATGCTAACCACGTGACTGTCGCTGTCATCCAGCTTCCGCTTGGCAAAGAAGTCCTCAAACTCTGAAGTGCAATCGACGCTCTTGactgaaggagagagaggaagaggagaagatgaaggaggagaatgAGGGGGAGGAATAAATCGGATTCATTTCTGTCCCCAGAGAATTGTCTTACAGGAGGATATTGGGAACACGAGGACAGTCGCCCAAAACATTCGGGAGAATACGTCTAAATTATGGGTTTGCCTGTCACACCACAAGGGCTAAAATAGGAATTGTAACTTAAGTGAGATAAACTGGCAACAGCGAGCTTCCAGGGAACGACACgtgaaacaaaaccaaactcACTCACGAAGCAAAATCCGATTCCGAGTTCAggactgaagggaaaaaaaaaaaatcagagacacacacaagccCGGTTtaatcagcagcagagccgcGTTTCTGTGGATCGACTTTCACATATAAGGTCAATCAAGAGACTGTGGCTTTTGTTGATTCTCTGTTGAACAGATTACTGGGGCCAAACCACAAACCAGCCCAGAaagacagagaaggagaagaagaagagagagcagCTCCGCCATCAGTGAGCAGAATGTCTCTTAAGCCAGCCAAAGTGCTGAGGCCACACAATGTGTTTTCTCAAATTATTTCCCAGTCGCCTTCTCTTCAGGGAAACTCTTAAGCTGCAGCGTGGAGATAGCTGcctccaaaaacacactgaGAGGCATCAGCAGCCTTCATTAGTCAAGGCgactttcaacacacacacacacacacggacgcacgGACACGTGTTCATGCACGACCTGCAGAAATACTATTTggcccaaacaaacaaaaaaagagcgACGTCTCATCAGACTTCATCCCCTGTTAATTAGGCTTTTAGCCTGTGAGCCAAGGTGAGGCTTAAGGAGCGATTTGTTCGGCCGTCATGACTTTGCGCTCCAATTTGCGAAAGGTCAAGGTGGTAGATTTGGTTGTCAAAAATGGCAGCCAAATGTCACCAGTGCCAATGGATCACTTTTGATAACCGCGATCGCATAATATGCGCCGCTCTCATTAGAAGCTCCTTTTGAAGCTAATTGTCAATGTTGTAAtaactgttgtttttgtctcctgATTATTCTGACTGACCGACCGACTGACCGACCGACTGACCGactgcctgactgactgacagggGTGCGGCTCAGCGGAATCAGTTTCCTGGACCTGAACCTGAAAGCCTTCAGGGTTATTATTTACTTCACATGAACGCAGCCCAACAATCCTGCCCAGTAAACGTGTTCTTCATGTCTGCTTTTGTTCATGGTTTTGGGATGAAAAATGCAAGTCATTTCTCTTTAAAGACAGTCTTTCCTTCCAGTGGAGGAGGAAATCACCTGGATCAAAGTGCGCTCTGGCACCGGGACGTGATCAAACTGCTCATGTCTTTAAACAGAATCACATGTGATCCTGTGGCGGGGGAGCTTCCACAGCGGTGCCACAGTATTGTTTCCAAAACTCCTTTAAGCGGGCGAAATGGAAAACATTTGCAGCTCTcgacagaaggaaaaaaagaagaagaaaacaccagGATGGACGGAGGGTAATTAGAGCTGAAGGGAGGCTTTTGAGGCAGGGCCGCGTGGCGTTCTGTGGGGTACTTTTGGTTTGCCATAACAGCATCCAGGGGCCAACTGGAATGATATCATGGAAGGGTGGGGTGCATGTGactgcagctcagctcaggCCTGTTTAATGCAAGATGGCAGGTAGGATTAAGTTCCACCGAGAGTCGCAGCGGAGCGTAAATGCGCTCGCTATGCTAACCTGGGAGGCTACAACTTTCTAATCGACGCTCCTAAAAGTTGTCATCTCTTCAGCTTCCTATAAACATGCAGGGATTTGTCTCGGGTTTCCAGCAGGACGAGAGTTCCCTTTAATTACAGTTTGCAGTTTGTGTACGTAATCGTTCTGTtgttattttagaaaa contains:
- the zeb2b gene encoding zinc finger E-box-binding homeobox 2b isoform X3, which translates into the protein MRDSGVEHIWPDNDMLSASVDGADEMKDDFDTLGPDATLQTVGNGTVKSVDCTSEFEDFFAKRKLDDSDSHVVSIAEYLQRGDTAIIYPEAPEELSRLGTPEATGPEENDLPPGTPDAFAQLLTCPYCDRGYKRLTSLKEHIKYRHEKNEENFACPLCNYTFAYRTQLERHMATHKPARDQHQLLNQAAGNRKFKCTECGKAFKYKHHLKEHLRIHSGEKPYECSNCKKRFSHSGSYSSHISSKKCIGLIAVNGRMRGNMKTGSSPTSASSSPTNTAITQLRQKLENGKPLGLPEHNNHLNIKTEPLDFNDYKLMMASHGFGASGPFMNGGMGGNSPLGVHNATAQSPLQHLGIAGLESQLLCYPGLAGNNLSEVQRVLQIVDNTVCRQKLDCKLEELSKYKAYMKEPGTQVEEQKQALTQGDPQAGLPLVSHNGATKSIIDYTLEKVNEAKACLQSLTTDSKRQINNIKREKSNHMLEGGVDEKVQENNMFTPYACQYCKETFPGPIPLHQHERYLCKMNEEIKAVLQPSENMITNKPSIFMEKNAHLPSSMLAEKGLTGPLNPYRDHMSVLKAYFAMNMEPNSEELLKISIAVGLPQEFVKEWFDQRKMYQYGTTRTPPLEQRNNTDMVLGTNNHHTPPKDSMAARSPVSLLKPSDRIMSPSIAELHNNISNCDNSLRHLKNHQFSGSTKATGEKLDHSRSNTPSPLNLSSTSSKNSHSSSYTPNSLTSEDLQAEPLDLSLPRLMKEPKHALTVKSRPKVNSITIDASSVPSPREHFEEPLNLAYLKKDFSGSTNNGSLEKSTSPIFGINPFAAKPLYTSLPPQSAFPPATFMPPMQASIPGLRPYPGMDQMGFLPHMAYTYAAGAATFAEMQQRRKYQRKSGFQGDLLDGTPDYMSGLDDMTDPDSCLSRKKIKKTESGMYACDLCDKTFQKSSSLLRHKYEHTGKRPHQCQICKKAFKHKHHLIEHSRLHSGEKPYQCDKCGKRFSHSGSYSQHMNHRYSYCKREAEEREAAEREAREKGHLEPTELLMSRAYLQGITPQGYPELPEREAILRHEGVNGGISREGRKEVDGAYAKMGRREDEFEEEEEESKSMDTDPDTLRDEEENGEHSMDDSSLDGKMETKSDHEDAMEDGM